A genomic region of Polynucleobacter necessarius contains the following coding sequences:
- a CDS encoding phasin family protein — MWVQAQLNDQIAQAQAVENAKHLAQVAVESAQELAEINQAAAQDASTQLLAIKDPQQLTKLAQPEVAQEAAKYAAAYQAKVNKVVRNGNKEVAQVIDASIDDARDDLVKFVKEATKTAPAGSEAFVSAFKTAFESSLQQFDQVRATATDAFANFEKSVDAAMANIQGQYAVAKPAAKTRKAA; from the coding sequence ATGTGGGTTCAAGCACAATTAAACGACCAGATCGCTCAAGCTCAAGCAGTTGAAAACGCAAAACACTTGGCACAAGTTGCTGTTGAAAGCGCGCAAGAGTTGGCAGAAATCAACCAAGCTGCTGCACAAGATGCAAGCACACAATTGTTGGCAATCAAGGATCCACAGCAATTAACTAAATTGGCTCAGCCTGAAGTTGCTCAAGAAGCTGCTAAGTACGCTGCTGCTTACCAAGCTAAAGTGAACAAAGTTGTTCGCAATGGCAATAAAGAAGTTGCTCAAGTTATCGATGCTTCAATCGACGACGCACGTGACGACTTAGTTAAGTTCGTTAAAGAAGCTACTAAAACAGCTCCTGCTGGTTCTGAGGCATTTGTATCTGCATTCAAAACTGCATTCGAATCTTCACTCCAACAGTTCGACCAAGTTCGTGCAACTGCAACTGACGCATTTGCTAACTTTGAGAAGAGTGTTGACGCTGCAATGGCAAACATTCAAGGTCAATACGCTGTTGCTAAGCCAGCTGCTAAGACACGTAAAGCTGCTTAA
- a CDS encoding Arm DNA-binding domain-containing protein, with protein MATNLTFKYVENLKVQGRYTDALVKGLHIWVKPNLKKYWIFRFANNGKQHNISLGAYPKVSISEARIKAQSARDEFDRGSNPLTQRKTAKAAAFAIQARGCKTFREFSLECLDKKKLE; from the coding sequence ATGGCCACTAACTTAACATTCAAGTATGTAGAGAATTTAAAAGTCCAGGGTAGATACACTGACGCCTTAGTAAAAGGGCTTCATATATGGGTTAAGCCAAATTTAAAGAAATACTGGATCTTCAGATTTGCTAACAATGGCAAGCAGCACAATATCAGCCTGGGAGCCTACCCGAAGGTTTCAATATCGGAAGCACGAATAAAGGCTCAAAGCGCTCGAGATGAATTTGACCGAGGATCCAACCCCCTAACCCAACGCAAAACGGCAAAAGCAGCAGCTTTTGCAATTCAAGCGCGAGGCTGCAAAACCTTTCGAGAATTCTCTCTAGAGTGCCTTGATAAAAAGAAATTGGAGTAG
- a CDS encoding tyrosine-type recombinase/integrase, which yields MYTLEEFAFPVIGDLPVDQVNMEHILSILSPIWASRTETASRLRGRLEWILAVATTLRLREGSNPATWRGHLQTILPAPKKITKTKHFKALSYRKIPALLLQLQDLCTVGSLALEFTILNASRSGEVFGGLRSEVDGEIWTIPGKRMKAKKEHRVPLCSRSLEILKIASAMDPDSKYLFSRKGKPLSGMAMTMIMRRLKLDATVHGFRSTFRDWAAEETSHASEVIEMALAHAIRNKVEAAYRRKDLLEKRRALLLDWETYCTSTAANNVVELKVA from the coding sequence TTGTATACGCTTGAAGAATTCGCATTCCCGGTTATTGGAGACTTGCCAGTAGATCAAGTAAATATGGAGCACATTTTGTCCATCCTTTCGCCAATCTGGGCCAGCAGGACGGAAACTGCCTCGCGATTAAGGGGGCGACTGGAGTGGATATTGGCAGTAGCCACCACTTTGCGCCTAAGGGAAGGCTCAAATCCGGCTACCTGGCGAGGCCATTTGCAGACCATCCTCCCAGCGCCTAAAAAGATAACCAAGACCAAGCATTTCAAAGCGCTCTCTTACAGAAAGATCCCAGCCCTACTCCTGCAACTTCAAGATCTCTGTACTGTGGGCTCTCTAGCCTTGGAGTTTACAATTTTGAATGCGTCGCGCTCCGGGGAGGTCTTTGGTGGCCTGCGGTCGGAGGTTGATGGTGAAATTTGGACAATCCCAGGTAAACGCATGAAGGCCAAAAAAGAGCATAGAGTCCCGCTATGCTCAAGATCCCTTGAGATATTAAAGATTGCGTCTGCCATGGATCCTGACAGCAAATATCTATTCTCACGCAAGGGCAAACCTCTCTCTGGTATGGCAATGACGATGATTATGAGACGCTTAAAACTAGATGCTACGGTCCATGGTTTTCGCTCCACCTTTCGTGACTGGGCAGCTGAAGAAACAAGCCACGCGTCCGAGGTTATCGAAATGGCCTTAGCTCATGCGATCCGCAATAAGGTAGAGGCCGCATACCGCCGTAAAGATTTACTTGAAAAAAGACGTGCCCTACTCTTAGACTGGGAGACATATTGCACAAGCACAGCGGCAAATAACGTCGTTGAACTTAAAGTCGCCTAG
- a CDS encoding DNA polymerase — protein sequence MFKSDLFEKYLELANIPWPRTATGKLKLDEDTFKDMSRAHPSLLPLRNLRDCLAKLRLNDLYVGSDGRNRCMLSQFSSITGRNQPSTTKFVFGLSKWLRGLIQPSPGMAIAYIDWSQQEFGIAAALSQDKNMLAAYLSGDPYLAFAKQAGAVPQNATKHSHPNERNQYKQCVLATQYGMGAESLAGRLGTSRITGKTALRYAQKGLQDVLGLVRQSL from the coding sequence GTGTTTAAAAGTGACTTGTTTGAGAAGTATCTTGAGCTAGCAAATATTCCATGGCCCAGGACCGCAACAGGGAAACTTAAACTTGACGAAGACACCTTTAAGGATATGTCTAGGGCGCACCCTAGCCTGCTGCCATTACGTAATTTGCGAGACTGTTTGGCAAAGTTGAGATTGAATGATTTATATGTGGGTAGTGACGGGCGGAACCGTTGCATGTTGTCACAATTTTCATCGATCACTGGGCGTAACCAACCATCAACAACTAAGTTTGTTTTTGGCTTATCAAAATGGCTAAGAGGTTTGATCCAACCAAGTCCAGGCATGGCTATTGCATATATTGATTGGTCGCAACAGGAATTTGGTATTGCAGCCGCCTTGTCGCAAGACAAAAATATGCTTGCAGCTTACTTATCCGGAGATCCATATCTTGCTTTCGCCAAACAAGCTGGAGCGGTTCCACAAAATGCAACTAAACACAGCCACCCAAACGAACGCAACCAATACAAACAATGCGTCCTAGCAACCCAATATGGCATGGGAGCAGAGTCTTTAGCAGGCAGGCTAGGAACCTCCAGAATTACGGGCAAAACAGCTCTTAGATATGCACAAAAGGGTCTACAGGACGTTCTGGGACTGGTCAGACAATCTTTATAA
- a CDS encoding substrate-binding domain-containing protein — translation MVFGDNIGVATMYASTGAADVGFTALSLAQSPELAKLTNYLVVNDKLYEPIKQRMVVIKGAPQEATDLYQFMQTPKAKEILVKYGYAVPK, via the coding sequence ATGGTATTTGGCGATAACATTGGCGTTGCTACGATGTATGCCTCTACTGGTGCCGCAGATGTTGGCTTTACTGCGCTGTCTTTGGCGCAATCACCAGAGCTTGCCAAACTGACAAACTATCTTGTGGTGAACGACAAGCTATATGAGCCAATTAAGCAAAGAATGGTTGTGATTAAAGGCGCACCCCAAGAAGCTACCGATTTATATCAATTCATGCAGACGCCTAAAGCTAAAGAGATTTTGGTCAAGTACGGATACGCAGTTCCAAAGTAA
- a CDS encoding substrate-binding domain-containing protein, which yields MNGAPFNLFISADERFPLELYKNGKTVDQGMVYAIGKIAMITKNSSGIKLVNDKAELARAIAKPELAPYGKAAVEYMKAEGLWDLAKWYLAITLALLRCMPLLVPQMLALLRCLWRNHQSLPN from the coding sequence ATGAATGGCGCCCCATTTAACTTATTCATATCGGCCGATGAGCGGTTCCCACTGGAGCTCTATAAGAATGGCAAAACTGTAGATCAGGGCATGGTCTATGCCATTGGCAAAATTGCGATGATTACCAAAAACTCTAGTGGTATTAAGCTGGTAAATGACAAAGCAGAATTAGCCAGAGCCATTGCTAAGCCTGAGTTAGCCCCTTATGGCAAAGCCGCAGTTGAGTATATGAAGGCAGAAGGCTTATGGGATTTGGCTAAATGGTATTTGGCGATAACATTGGCGTTGCTACGATGTATGCCTCTACTGGTGCCGCAGATGTTGGCTTTACTGCGCTGTCTTTGGCGCAATCACCAGAGCTTGCCAAACTGA